A single window of Sander lucioperca isolate FBNREF2018 chromosome 22, SLUC_FBN_1.2, whole genome shotgun sequence DNA harbors:
- the LOC116061202 gene encoding protein FAM117A-like, translated as MSGRSGVGHNRGATLGPQPLKATVPYQLASKPRPNRRDGKSAGKPKLHQLSSGMRRTMSLDAIIGPYLQGHWPKEPESQSSLSRKDKSTQTPDSWSDKSQSRRGSSSHKRSASWGSAEHLREIAKLKQQLQQRSKPAVSGGHDKDRRRGYPQGSSSLGSTRTQPIPIPHAPLSTLVPRLRCSVEGLNQELEGMFICQPSHPQHRLLEVPDGHRAPVPLQSCSSRSQSDPATTPLTSSSSSSSSSPSSSPINLSTSPPNSEDAPVDLYQGLIDSAEMCLLSPFLSQNEADLSLPLLMSCSPGPNKSCCFQREPPEGCEKVRVWEETSTPRQPKPALISSCPDPNKVNFTPHGGSAFCPVSLLKPLLPSMDLLFRSLAVSPAGSCSSQGTSSCQATSSGNRAAPPDPPATTAVMGESSGEGLAF; from the exons ATGTCTGGCCGAAGTGGCGTTGGACATAACCGAGGAGCTACTTTGGGTCCACAACCCCTCAAGGCTACTGTTCCCTATCAGCTGGCCAGCAAGCCTCGACCAAACCGGAGAGATGGAAAGTCAG CTGGGAAGCCCAAACTGCACCAGCTGAGCTCTGGCATGAGGCGGACAATGTCTCTAGATGCCATCATCGGGCCGTACCTGCAGGGACACTGGCCCAAAGAACCAGAGAGCCAGAGCAGCCTGTCTCGCAAGGACAAGTCCACCCAG ACCCCAGACTCATGGTCAGATAAATCCCAGAGCAGGAGAGGTAGCAGCAGCCACAAGCGATCGGCATCATGGGGCAGCGCTGAGCATCTGCGAGAG ATCGCTAAACTAAAACAACAGCTGCAGCAGCGCAGCAAACCTGCAGTCTCGGGGGGGCATGACAAAGACCGCCGGCGTGGATATCCTCAGGGGAGCAGTAGCCTAGGATCTACTCGG ACTCAGCCAATTCCCATCCCCCATGCTCCCCTGTCTACATTGGTCCCTCGACTGCGCTGCAGTGTGGAGGGCCTCAACCAAGAGCTGGAAGGCATGTTCATCTGCCAGCCATCGCATCCTCAGCACAGG CTCCTTGAGGTTCCAGACGGTCACCGGGCTCCAGTCCCTCTGCAGAGCTGCAGCAGTAGATCACAGAGTGACCCCGCCACCACACCCCTgacctcatcttcctcctcctcctcctcctcacccagcTCCTCTCCCATAAATCTCTCCACCTCCCCACCCAACTCTGAAGACGCACCTGTGGATCTATACCAAG GTTTGATAGACAGTGCAGAGATGTGCCTCCTGTCTCCGTTCCTCTCCCAGAATGAGGCTGAcctctccctgcctctgctgatgTCATGCTCCCCAGGGCCCAATAAAAGTTGCTGCTTCCAGAGAGAGCCTCCAGAGGGCTGCGAAAAGGTCCGAGTCTGGGAGGAAACCAG CACCCCACGCCAACCCAAGCCAGCCCTCATCTCCTCCTGCCCAGACCCCAACAAGGTGAACTTCACCCCCCATGGGGGCTCAGCCTTCTGCCCTGTCAGCCTCCTCAAGCCCCTGCTCCCCTCCATGGACCTGTTGTTCCGCAGCCTTGCCGTCTCTCCAGCAGGCAGTTGCTCGAGCCAGGGAACAAGCTCCTGCCAGGCAACTTCCTCTGGCAACCGGGCTGCTCCTCCAGATCCTCCTGCCACCACCGCTGTCATGGGAGAAAGCTCTGGGGAGGGCCTCGCTTTCTGA
- the ndufa4 gene encoding cytochrome c oxidase subunit NDUFA4: MLGVVAKQLKSHPALIPLFIFIGGGATMSMMYLGRLALKNPDVSWDRKNNPEPWNNLQPQQQYKLFTVNMDYSKLKKDRPDF, translated from the exons ATGTTGGGGGTCGTCGCCAAGCAGCTCAAGAGCCACCCAGCT CTCATCCCACTCTTCATCTTCATCGGTGGCGGGGCAACCATGAGCATGATGTACTTGGGCCGTCTGGCTCTGAAAAACCCTGATGTCTC ATGGGATCGCAAGAACAACCCCGAGCCCTGGAACAACCTGCAGCCCCAACAACAGTACAAA CTTTTCACAGTTAACATGGACTACTCCAAGCTGAAGAAGGACAGGCCTGATTTCTAA
- the cenpt gene encoding pinin isoform X2, giving the protein MDPTEDLSARVLLKHILSTETPRTPITRSACKTQSSSATRSSNRLSRKDAGAQTPQDILRRSLRHKIRESITRQSLPSTKRRTASVVLKKLPSSTSMLFDDGDTPRHILKNILLTEPVKSPVVHEKAASEESQPSSAASSITRKRPSSELSGLDLPDLTIGNIESTAKALSRKRPRRSLNVTAFEKRLKDGEDVEENEESIGDHSSLSLSSLFCSSTSLSLKTPFVDVRTEKKGLQRRVSNRRKISEEEFGAAVNKRQMEGVSSFVQLERGLSETALSEGFTLGQSKLGELDITADILHCDTALYARPDAMTSSFSFVATQDKPTVMASQLQRQMEQEEQMEAEQSKLGKEKSTYAFPTEEGAEPQNEKCFSQSEEDVDAAEFQKEKEKSTADGHLEDAAMSEEEECIAESQTSVSNDTAEPEEEENRVEGAADSHTEEDAATRSQSEEEEPATDSQTEEEGAGDSHTEEGQCGVDYQPEEDVTARSQSEEEDITPDSQTEEEEGGAGDSQIEKEVAGDLQCEEDVAARSQTDEEEGAPDCQTEEEGAVELQSEEDVAARSHSEEEGDVAEYQSDQEDPAANSQSEEEGDLADSQPEDEHDEKPWEEDGEQASEQPEQDLEHISQRARRSEGRLIMPVKEPSEDLADATEAGWSDGKPKAHSSLEMESCESFGIPELAESSTKGPKDACYTEAEPDADKENSFNLLERTHDTEKSRHRSDHSPEEAAQQEEEWEDEEEDESSEISSKTPAFVRQKRNFFQPDPQASPSVFKNIQASSTGEAFSAPKPKQVRQRRKGPAKKEARLPKSYLMSVFKHFAKTNVSADVYPVLQDIMDKYFDRLAVDLETYAVHAKRKTIEVEDAELLLKRQGHVNDKVPVEVLIEKYLRMDQRKLLIPIATSGNVVIPKTRR; this is encoded by the exons ATGGATCCCACGGAGGACTTGTCTGCTCGGGTCCTGCTGAAACATATTCTCAGCACCGAGACACCCAGGACTCCCATCACCCGCAG TGCCTGCAAAACACAGAGTAGCAGCGCGACCAGAAGCAGCAACAGACTGAGCAGGAAAGATGCTGGTGCCCAAACCCCACAGGACATCCTAAGACGCAGCCTGAGACATAAAATACGAGAA AGTATAACCAGGCAATCCCTGCCCTCTACTAAAAGGAGGACTGCCTCAGTCGTGCTCAAAAAGTTGCCTTCCTCAACCTCAATGCTGTTTGATGATGGAGACACACCGCGGCACATACTCAAGAACATCCTGCTGACAG AGCCTGTGAAGTCCCCTGTGGTTCATGAAAAAGCTGCGTCAGAAGAGTCACAGCCATCTTCAGCCGCCTCCAGCATCACAAGGAAGCGTCCTAG TTCAGAGCTTTCAGGGTTGGACTTGCCTGATTTAACTATTGGCAACATAGAGAGTACTGCAAAGGCACTGAGCAGGAAGAGACCACGTCGGAGCCTTAATGTAACAGCTTTTGAAAAGCGTCTTAAAGATGGAGAAG ATGTTGAGGAAAATGAAGAATCAATAGGTGACCATTCATCACTTTCTTTGTCAAG TCTGTTTTGCAGTTCCACTTCTCTGAGTTTAAAAACCCCCTTTGTGGATGTTCGGACTGAGAAAAAGGGCTTGCAGAGAAGAGTTTCTAACCGTCGAAAAATCTCAGAAGAAGAATTTGGCGCTGCTGTAAATAAAAGGCAGATGGAAG GAGTGAGCAGCTTTGTGCAATTGGAACGGGGTCTTAGTGAGACCGCCTTATCTGAGGGCTTCACTTTGGGCCAAAGCAAACTCGGTGAACTTGATATCACGGCCGATATCCTCCACTGTGACACGGCTCTCTACGCCCGGCCTGATGCCATGACCTCCAGCTTTTCCTTTGTTGCAACTCAGGACAAACCAACAGTGATGGCGTCTCAGCTTCAGAGACAGATGGAGCAGGAGGAGCAGATGGAGGCAGAGCAGAGCAAGCTGGGGAAAGAGAAGTCAACATATGCATTTCCAACTGAAGAGGGGGCTGAACCTCagaatgaaaaatgtttttctcagtCTGAGGAAGATGTGGATGCAGCtgaatttcaaaaggagaaagagaagagtaCAGCTGATGGTCATCTTGAAGATGCTGCCATGTCTGAGGAAGAGGAATGTATAGCTGAATCCCAGACAAGTGTAAGCAATGATACAGCCGAGCCTGAGGAAGAGGAAAACAGAGTGGAAGGCGCAGCTGATTCTCACACTGAAGAGGATGCTGCAACCAGATCTCAGTCCGAGGAAGAGGAGCCTGCAACAGACTCTCAAACTGAAGAAGAAGGTGCAGGTGACTCTCACACTGAAGAGGGACAATGTGGAGTTGATTACCAACCTGAAGAGGATGTTACAGCCAGGTCTCAGTCTGAGGAAGAGGACATCACACCAGACTCTCAAaccgaagaagaagaaggtggTGCAGGGGACTCCCAAATTGAAAAAGAAGTTGCTGGTGATCTGCAGTGTGAGGAGGATGTTGCAGCCAG GTCTCAGACTGATGAAGAGGAGGGTGCACCAGACTGTCAAACTGAAGAAGAAGGTGCTGTTGAGCTGCAGTCTGAGGAGGATGTTGCAGCCAGGTCTCATTCTGAGGAAGAGGGGGATGTTGCAGAATACCAAAGTGATCAAGAGGATCCTGCAGCCAATTCTCAATCTGAAGAAGAGGGTGATTTGGCTGATTCTCAACCTGAAGACGAGCATGATGAGAAGCCATGGGAAGAAGATGGTGAGCAGGCATCAGAACAGCCGGAACAGGACTTGGAACACATCAGTCAAAGGGCTAGGCGCTCTGAGGGTAGACTCATTATGCCTGTCAAAGAACCAAGTGAAGATTTGGCAGACGCCACAGAGGCAG GATGGTCTGATGGCAAGCCCAAAGCACACAGCAGCCTGGAAATGGAAAGCTGTGAGAGCTTTGGGATCCCTGAGTTGGCCGAGTCCTCAACCAAAGGACCGAAAGATGCTTGTTATACAGAAGCCGAGCCTGATGCTGATAAAGAGAACTCCTTTAATCTTCTGGAGAGGACACATGATACTGAAAAAAGTAGGCACCGGAGTGACCATTCACCTGAAGAAGCTGCTCAACAGGAGGAAGAGTGggaggatgaagaagaagatg aatcTTCAGAGATCTCCAGCAAGACTCCAGCATTTGTCAGACAGAAAAGGAACTTTTTTCAGCCCGATCCTCAGGCCTCACCTTCTGTCTTTAAGAATATTCAAGCCAG TAGTACAGGTGAAGCTTTTTCTGCACCTAAACCAAAGCAGGTGAGGCAGAGGAGGAAAGGGCCGGCTAAAAAAGAAGCAAGACTTCCTAAGAGCTACCTAATGAGCGTGTTCAAGCACTTTGCCAAAACGAATGTCTCTGCAGACGTGTACCCTGTACTACAAGACAT AATGGATAAATACTTTGACCGGCTGGCAGTCGACTTGGAGACATATGCTGTTCATGCAAAGAGAAAAACCATTGAGGTTGAAGATGCTGAACTGCTGTTGAAAAG ACAGGGTCATGTGAATGACAAGGTGCCAGTGGAAGTTCTCATTGAAAAGTATCTTCGTATGGACCAGCGCAAGCTCCTGATCCCCATTGCAACCAGTGGAAATGTTGTTATCCCTAAAACGCGCAGATAA
- the cenpt gene encoding pinin isoform X1 has translation MDPTEDLSARVLLKHILSTETPRTPITRSACKTQSSSATRSSNRLSRKDAGAQTPQDILRRSLRHKIRESITRQSLPSTKRRTASVVLKKLPSSTSMLFDDGDTPRHILKNILLTEPVKSPVVHEKAASEESQPSSAASSITRKRPSSELSGLDLPDLTIGNIESTAKALSRKRPRRSLNVTAFEKRLKDGEDVEENEESIGDHSSLSLSSLFCSSTSLSLKTPFVDVRTEKKGLQRRVSNRRKISEEEFGAAVNKRQMEGVSSFVQLERGLSETALSEGFTLGQSKLGELDITADILHCDTALYARPDAMTSSFSFVATQDKPTVMASQLQRQMEQEEQMEAEQSKLGKEKSTYAFPTEEGAEPQNEKCFSQSEEDVDAAEFQKEKEKSTADGHLEDAAMSEEEECIAESQTSVSNDTAEPEEEENRVEGAADSHTEEDAATRSQSEEEEPATDSQTEEEGAGDSHTEEGQCGVDYQPEEDVTARSQSEEEDITPDSQTEEEEGGAGDSQIEKEVAGDLQCEEDVAARSQTDEEEGAPDCQTEEEGAVELQSEEDVAARSHSEEEGDVAEYQSDQEDPAANSQSEEEGDLADSQPEDEHDEKPWEEDGEQASEQPEQDLEHISQRARRSEGRLIMPVKEPSEDLADATEAGWSDGKPKAHSSLEMESCESFGIPELAESSTKGPKDACYTEAEPDADKENSFNLLERTHDTEKSRHRSDHSPEEAAQQEEEWEDEEEDESSEISSKTPAFVRQKRNFFQPDPQASPSVFKNIQASSSTGEAFSAPKPKQVRQRRKGPAKKEARLPKSYLMSVFKHFAKTNVSADVYPVLQDIMDKYFDRLAVDLETYAVHAKRKTIEVEDAELLLKRQGHVNDKVPVEVLIEKYLRMDQRKLLIPIATSGNVVIPKTRR, from the exons ATGGATCCCACGGAGGACTTGTCTGCTCGGGTCCTGCTGAAACATATTCTCAGCACCGAGACACCCAGGACTCCCATCACCCGCAG TGCCTGCAAAACACAGAGTAGCAGCGCGACCAGAAGCAGCAACAGACTGAGCAGGAAAGATGCTGGTGCCCAAACCCCACAGGACATCCTAAGACGCAGCCTGAGACATAAAATACGAGAA AGTATAACCAGGCAATCCCTGCCCTCTACTAAAAGGAGGACTGCCTCAGTCGTGCTCAAAAAGTTGCCTTCCTCAACCTCAATGCTGTTTGATGATGGAGACACACCGCGGCACATACTCAAGAACATCCTGCTGACAG AGCCTGTGAAGTCCCCTGTGGTTCATGAAAAAGCTGCGTCAGAAGAGTCACAGCCATCTTCAGCCGCCTCCAGCATCACAAGGAAGCGTCCTAG TTCAGAGCTTTCAGGGTTGGACTTGCCTGATTTAACTATTGGCAACATAGAGAGTACTGCAAAGGCACTGAGCAGGAAGAGACCACGTCGGAGCCTTAATGTAACAGCTTTTGAAAAGCGTCTTAAAGATGGAGAAG ATGTTGAGGAAAATGAAGAATCAATAGGTGACCATTCATCACTTTCTTTGTCAAG TCTGTTTTGCAGTTCCACTTCTCTGAGTTTAAAAACCCCCTTTGTGGATGTTCGGACTGAGAAAAAGGGCTTGCAGAGAAGAGTTTCTAACCGTCGAAAAATCTCAGAAGAAGAATTTGGCGCTGCTGTAAATAAAAGGCAGATGGAAG GAGTGAGCAGCTTTGTGCAATTGGAACGGGGTCTTAGTGAGACCGCCTTATCTGAGGGCTTCACTTTGGGCCAAAGCAAACTCGGTGAACTTGATATCACGGCCGATATCCTCCACTGTGACACGGCTCTCTACGCCCGGCCTGATGCCATGACCTCCAGCTTTTCCTTTGTTGCAACTCAGGACAAACCAACAGTGATGGCGTCTCAGCTTCAGAGACAGATGGAGCAGGAGGAGCAGATGGAGGCAGAGCAGAGCAAGCTGGGGAAAGAGAAGTCAACATATGCATTTCCAACTGAAGAGGGGGCTGAACCTCagaatgaaaaatgtttttctcagtCTGAGGAAGATGTGGATGCAGCtgaatttcaaaaggagaaagagaagagtaCAGCTGATGGTCATCTTGAAGATGCTGCCATGTCTGAGGAAGAGGAATGTATAGCTGAATCCCAGACAAGTGTAAGCAATGATACAGCCGAGCCTGAGGAAGAGGAAAACAGAGTGGAAGGCGCAGCTGATTCTCACACTGAAGAGGATGCTGCAACCAGATCTCAGTCCGAGGAAGAGGAGCCTGCAACAGACTCTCAAACTGAAGAAGAAGGTGCAGGTGACTCTCACACTGAAGAGGGACAATGTGGAGTTGATTACCAACCTGAAGAGGATGTTACAGCCAGGTCTCAGTCTGAGGAAGAGGACATCACACCAGACTCTCAAaccgaagaagaagaaggtggTGCAGGGGACTCCCAAATTGAAAAAGAAGTTGCTGGTGATCTGCAGTGTGAGGAGGATGTTGCAGCCAG GTCTCAGACTGATGAAGAGGAGGGTGCACCAGACTGTCAAACTGAAGAAGAAGGTGCTGTTGAGCTGCAGTCTGAGGAGGATGTTGCAGCCAGGTCTCATTCTGAGGAAGAGGGGGATGTTGCAGAATACCAAAGTGATCAAGAGGATCCTGCAGCCAATTCTCAATCTGAAGAAGAGGGTGATTTGGCTGATTCTCAACCTGAAGACGAGCATGATGAGAAGCCATGGGAAGAAGATGGTGAGCAGGCATCAGAACAGCCGGAACAGGACTTGGAACACATCAGTCAAAGGGCTAGGCGCTCTGAGGGTAGACTCATTATGCCTGTCAAAGAACCAAGTGAAGATTTGGCAGACGCCACAGAGGCAG GATGGTCTGATGGCAAGCCCAAAGCACACAGCAGCCTGGAAATGGAAAGCTGTGAGAGCTTTGGGATCCCTGAGTTGGCCGAGTCCTCAACCAAAGGACCGAAAGATGCTTGTTATACAGAAGCCGAGCCTGATGCTGATAAAGAGAACTCCTTTAATCTTCTGGAGAGGACACATGATACTGAAAAAAGTAGGCACCGGAGTGACCATTCACCTGAAGAAGCTGCTCAACAGGAGGAAGAGTGggaggatgaagaagaagatg aatcTTCAGAGATCTCCAGCAAGACTCCAGCATTTGTCAGACAGAAAAGGAACTTTTTTCAGCCCGATCCTCAGGCCTCACCTTCTGTCTTTAAGAATATTCAAGCCAG CAGTAGTACAGGTGAAGCTTTTTCTGCACCTAAACCAAAGCAGGTGAGGCAGAGGAGGAAAGGGCCGGCTAAAAAAGAAGCAAGACTTCCTAAGAGCTACCTAATGAGCGTGTTCAAGCACTTTGCCAAAACGAATGTCTCTGCAGACGTGTACCCTGTACTACAAGACAT AATGGATAAATACTTTGACCGGCTGGCAGTCGACTTGGAGACATATGCTGTTCATGCAAAGAGAAAAACCATTGAGGTTGAAGATGCTGAACTGCTGTTGAAAAG ACAGGGTCATGTGAATGACAAGGTGCCAGTGGAAGTTCTCATTGAAAAGTATCTTCGTATGGACCAGCGCAAGCTCCTGATCCCCATTGCAACCAGTGGAAATGTTGTTATCCCTAAAACGCGCAGATAA
- the cenpt gene encoding probable serine/threonine-protein kinase kinX isoform X3, translating to MDPTEDLSARVLLKHILSTETPRTPITRSACKTQSSSATRSSNRLSRKDAGAQTPQDILRRSLRHKIRESITRQSLPSTKRRTASVVLKKLPSSTSMLFDDGDTPRHILKNILLTEPVKSPVVHEKAASEESQPSSAASSITRKRPSSELSGLDLPDLTIGNIESTAKALSRKRPRRSLNVTAFEKRLKDGEDVEENEESIGDHSSLSLSSSTSLSLKTPFVDVRTEKKGLQRRVSNRRKISEEEFGAAVNKRQMEGVSSFVQLERGLSETALSEGFTLGQSKLGELDITADILHCDTALYARPDAMTSSFSFVATQDKPTVMASQLQRQMEQEEQMEAEQSKLGKEKSTYAFPTEEGAEPQNEKCFSQSEEDVDAAEFQKEKEKSTADGHLEDAAMSEEEECIAESQTSVSNDTAEPEEEENRVEGAADSHTEEDAATRSQSEEEEPATDSQTEEEGAGDSHTEEGQCGVDYQPEEDVTARSQSEEEDITPDSQTEEEEGGAGDSQIEKEVAGDLQCEEDVAARSQTDEEEGAPDCQTEEEGAVELQSEEDVAARSHSEEEGDVAEYQSDQEDPAANSQSEEEGDLADSQPEDEHDEKPWEEDGEQASEQPEQDLEHISQRARRSEGRLIMPVKEPSEDLADATEAGWSDGKPKAHSSLEMESCESFGIPELAESSTKGPKDACYTEAEPDADKENSFNLLERTHDTEKSRHRSDHSPEEAAQQEEEWEDEEEDEEESDEISSKTPAFVRQKRNFFQPDPQASPSVFKNIQASSSTGEAFSAPKPKQVRQRRKGPAKKEARLPKSYLMSVFKHFAKTNVSADVYPVLQDIMDKYFDRLAVDLETYAVHAKRKTIEVEDAELLLKRQGHVNDKVPVEVLIEKYLRMDQRKLLIPIATSGNVVIPKTRR from the exons ATGGATCCCACGGAGGACTTGTCTGCTCGGGTCCTGCTGAAACATATTCTCAGCACCGAGACACCCAGGACTCCCATCACCCGCAG TGCCTGCAAAACACAGAGTAGCAGCGCGACCAGAAGCAGCAACAGACTGAGCAGGAAAGATGCTGGTGCCCAAACCCCACAGGACATCCTAAGACGCAGCCTGAGACATAAAATACGAGAA AGTATAACCAGGCAATCCCTGCCCTCTACTAAAAGGAGGACTGCCTCAGTCGTGCTCAAAAAGTTGCCTTCCTCAACCTCAATGCTGTTTGATGATGGAGACACACCGCGGCACATACTCAAGAACATCCTGCTGACAG AGCCTGTGAAGTCCCCTGTGGTTCATGAAAAAGCTGCGTCAGAAGAGTCACAGCCATCTTCAGCCGCCTCCAGCATCACAAGGAAGCGTCCTAG TTCAGAGCTTTCAGGGTTGGACTTGCCTGATTTAACTATTGGCAACATAGAGAGTACTGCAAAGGCACTGAGCAGGAAGAGACCACGTCGGAGCCTTAATGTAACAGCTTTTGAAAAGCGTCTTAAAGATGGAGAAG ATGTTGAGGAAAATGAAGAATCAATAGGTGACCATTCATCACTTTCTTTGTCAAG TTCCACTTCTCTGAGTTTAAAAACCCCCTTTGTGGATGTTCGGACTGAGAAAAAGGGCTTGCAGAGAAGAGTTTCTAACCGTCGAAAAATCTCAGAAGAAGAATTTGGCGCTGCTGTAAATAAAAGGCAGATGGAAG GAGTGAGCAGCTTTGTGCAATTGGAACGGGGTCTTAGTGAGACCGCCTTATCTGAGGGCTTCACTTTGGGCCAAAGCAAACTCGGTGAACTTGATATCACGGCCGATATCCTCCACTGTGACACGGCTCTCTACGCCCGGCCTGATGCCATGACCTCCAGCTTTTCCTTTGTTGCAACTCAGGACAAACCAACAGTGATGGCGTCTCAGCTTCAGAGACAGATGGAGCAGGAGGAGCAGATGGAGGCAGAGCAGAGCAAGCTGGGGAAAGAGAAGTCAACATATGCATTTCCAACTGAAGAGGGGGCTGAACCTCagaatgaaaaatgtttttctcagtCTGAGGAAGATGTGGATGCAGCtgaatttcaaaaggagaaagagaagagtaCAGCTGATGGTCATCTTGAAGATGCTGCCATGTCTGAGGAAGAGGAATGTATAGCTGAATCCCAGACAAGTGTAAGCAATGATACAGCCGAGCCTGAGGAAGAGGAAAACAGAGTGGAAGGCGCAGCTGATTCTCACACTGAAGAGGATGCTGCAACCAGATCTCAGTCCGAGGAAGAGGAGCCTGCAACAGACTCTCAAACTGAAGAAGAAGGTGCAGGTGACTCTCACACTGAAGAGGGACAATGTGGAGTTGATTACCAACCTGAAGAGGATGTTACAGCCAGGTCTCAGTCTGAGGAAGAGGACATCACACCAGACTCTCAAaccgaagaagaagaaggtggTGCAGGGGACTCCCAAATTGAAAAAGAAGTTGCTGGTGATCTGCAGTGTGAGGAGGATGTTGCAGCCAG GTCTCAGACTGATGAAGAGGAGGGTGCACCAGACTGTCAAACTGAAGAAGAAGGTGCTGTTGAGCTGCAGTCTGAGGAGGATGTTGCAGCCAGGTCTCATTCTGAGGAAGAGGGGGATGTTGCAGAATACCAAAGTGATCAAGAGGATCCTGCAGCCAATTCTCAATCTGAAGAAGAGGGTGATTTGGCTGATTCTCAACCTGAAGACGAGCATGATGAGAAGCCATGGGAAGAAGATGGTGAGCAGGCATCAGAACAGCCGGAACAGGACTTGGAACACATCAGTCAAAGGGCTAGGCGCTCTGAGGGTAGACTCATTATGCCTGTCAAAGAACCAAGTGAAGATTTGGCAGACGCCACAGAGGCAG GATGGTCTGATGGCAAGCCCAAAGCACACAGCAGCCTGGAAATGGAAAGCTGTGAGAGCTTTGGGATCCCTGAGTTGGCCGAGTCCTCAACCAAAGGACCGAAAGATGCTTGTTATACAGAAGCCGAGCCTGATGCTGATAAAGAGAACTCCTTTAATCTTCTGGAGAGGACACATGATACTGAAAAAAGTAGGCACCGGAGTGACCATTCACCTGAAGAAGCTGCTCAACAGGAGGAAGAGTGggaggatgaagaagaagatgaagaagagagtgatg AGATCTCCAGCAAGACTCCAGCATTTGTCAGACAGAAAAGGAACTTTTTTCAGCCCGATCCTCAGGCCTCACCTTCTGTCTTTAAGAATATTCAAGCCAG CAGTAGTACAGGTGAAGCTTTTTCTGCACCTAAACCAAAGCAGGTGAGGCAGAGGAGGAAAGGGCCGGCTAAAAAAGAAGCAAGACTTCCTAAGAGCTACCTAATGAGCGTGTTCAAGCACTTTGCCAAAACGAATGTCTCTGCAGACGTGTACCCTGTACTACAAGACAT AATGGATAAATACTTTGACCGGCTGGCAGTCGACTTGGAGACATATGCTGTTCATGCAAAGAGAAAAACCATTGAGGTTGAAGATGCTGAACTGCTGTTGAAAAG ACAGGGTCATGTGAATGACAAGGTGCCAGTGGAAGTTCTCATTGAAAAGTATCTTCGTATGGACCAGCGCAAGCTCCTGATCCCCATTGCAACCAGTGGAAATGTTGTTATCCCTAAAACGCGCAGATAA